CAGCAGCGGATCCTTCATCCGCTTCGGGTCCTGGGCCACCCCGGAAAGGATCCGGGCCGTCTGCTCCTTCTCCCCGGCCAGATCTAGGAAAAATGCCTGTAACAGGGGATCTGCGCCCCGCAATTTTCCACCGGCTGCCAGCTCATTCATCCCTTTTTGCATCTGTTCCAGCATATGCTCTTTGGAGGATTTGCCGGTGCGGTAATCCAGCCACTGCTCCGTCATGGAAAGCCGCAGGGCAGAGAGCGTTCTTCTCTGGGCCCGGGCCTTTTTGTGCTGTTCCTCCTCCGCTTTTCTTGCCTTTACGGTAAAGGTCAGCTCCTGGGTCTTGGTGCGGATGGTGATGGAGCCGCAGTTTAACCCCGCGTGGAGACGGGACACCTCCACCAGGAACGGAAAATCACAGTATTTTCCCACAAAATCCTCGGAGGTTACGGTTTTTTTCCGCAAAATCAGAAACGGCGCATCCACAGAAATGTCCCCGTGAAGATATCCCCAGTTCTCTTTTTCCAGCGGGATGCTGCCCTGGAGCGTCTCCTTCATATCGTTCAGTTCCAGGCAGTCCTTACCCAGCCGCAGGCTGCAGCGCTTCTTTTTATGTACGCCGATAAGAAATTCCTCCATGGCCGCTCGGGTCAGCCCCGTGCGTTTCAGGCACCGATACAGCGTCTTCTGGTCATCTTCATTTTCCGAAAAAATCTGTTCAAAAGAATCGGAAATAAAAATCCGGTAGGCTTCCTCATAATCAGAGTTGGCCAGATTCGTAAAATGGAACAGATTACGCACATTTCCCATGGAGGAATCGCTTCCCAGCCGCAGGATTTTCACGAAAAACGGAACCTGCACCTCTCCGGCGTCCGTCACCAGCGTCAGGTTCCCGTTCAGCTCCTCCCCGGCATCCAGACCAAAGCTGCAGATCGTGTAGATGATCTGTGCCTGATCCTCGGTGAGGATGCTCTCCTTGATCTTCACCCGGGGTGTCGAGCTGTATACGCGGCCGTGAAGTGCCTTGTGGTTGCGCACTTCCAGCGTGATGCTCCCCCTCGTAGATCTCATTTTTGCCCATGCGGACAGAAATACACGCGTCCTCTGTATTCAGTTCGGGCCTTTCATATAGAAACTGCCCCTTCGCCAGCTGTTCTACTACCTGTCTCATCTGTTTGCTTTCCCTGCCAATTCCTGATTTGCCGATTGCTTTTTTCTTGCGTTGTGTATAAAATATGTAGATATACCATACGAATTGCTACATACTCCGTATTCTCGCAATTCTGCTCACCATTCGGATATCGTGTGGCATACGCCCCACTTTTATCCTCATATTGAGCAAGTCGCTAAGCCTCTCAATCACTTCTATGCAAGCATATCGTGATTTCAGGCTTCCGACTTTTGGTATCGTACTAGTATAACACTTTTTCCCACTGCCGCGCAACACTATATGCAATGGGACGAAAGAAATGGAGGTTTTTCTATGAGCGAACAGACACCCGTCATTGAACATAAAGACCATTTTCATGGCAGTGATCTGGAAAAGATCGAAGAAATTTACGGCATCAAAAAAGAAGATATCACCAGTTTTTCCGCCAATGTGAACCCGCTGGGCATTTCTCCGAAGCTTAAGGAAGCGCTGGCAGAGCACATCGATGTGATCACGTCCTACCCGGATCGGGAGTACACCTCTCTTCGCAAGAGCATTGCCCGGTATACCCACACCGACGCGTCCCACATCATCGTGGGCAACGGCGCCACGGAGCTGATCTCTCTTTTTATCCAGATCGAGCATCCGAAAAAAGCGCTGATCATCGGCCCCAGCTACTCGGAGTACGAGCGAGAAATTGAACTGGGCGGCGGCACGGCGCTGTACTATCCGCTGAAAGAGGCCAATGATTTTGCCCTGGATGTGCCCCATTTTCTTGGCAAGCTCAACGAAACCATTGATCTGCTGGTGATCTGCAATCCCAATAACCCCACCTCCACCGCCATCAACCGGGCAGATATGCGCCGGATCCTGGACGAGTGCAAGAGCTATGGCATTTATGTTATGGTGGATGAGACGTATGTGGAATTTGCGCCGGACACGGATGCCCTGACCTCCATCCCGCTGTCCCACATTTACAGCAACCTCATCATCCTGCGGGGCATTTCCAAGTTCTTCGCCTCCCCCGGGCCTGCGGCTTGGCTATGCGGTCACCGGTAACCAGGATCTGATCAAGGAGATCAATGGCCGGAAAAATCCGTGGACCATCAATTCTCTGGCCGAAGTGGCCGGGGAGCTCATGTTCTCCGATGAAGATTACATCCGGGAAACCCGGGCACTCATTGCAGAGGAGCGCACGCGCATCTACGGCATCCTCTCCGGCATGGATACACTCAAGGTGTACGAACCCACCGCCAACTTCCTGCTGGCCCGCATTTTAAAACCCGGCGTCACCGCCCAGGATCTGTTCGACCACGCTATCCGCAAGGGACTGATGATCCGGGACTGCTCTTCCTTCCCGTTCCTGGACGCCAGCTACTTCCGTTTCTGTTTTATGAGCCCGGAAAAGAACGATGAACTCATCGCCTGCATCAAAGAGCTGTTGGCATAAGATACAAAAATACACATGGCAGATTGGGCACTTTGCCTTTTCTGCCATTTTTTCATGCTCGTTTTGGTTAATGTATCTAAATTTATACATGTTTTTTGTTCATATTGACTACAACAATTTTTCATTTTTTCTTTTTTGACGGTAAATGGGAGAAAGGTTGGCACAGGTATTGCTTAGACCCCTTGTCTGTGATAGGATACAGGTGTCAAGAGAAATAAGACAAAAACAAAAAACAAACAATCGAAAGGAGAAATGAACAATGACGATTATCGAAAAGATCTGGGAAAGCTTATGTGCATTATCTGAGGAGATCTACGAAGAGAACTATCGCTAGTTCTGGTAGACTCCCGGTTCGATAGGCTACCGAGCCGGGAGGAAGTGACAGCCCGAAATTGCAAAGACGCAATGTAACAGGAAGATTGATGATTCAGGAAAGAATCCTCAATCTATTTTTTTGCATTTTTCTTCCAATTATTATCCTATCCCGTCAGGAATCCTTTCACGCAATCCGGTTATATTCTATCTGGATGCGTTCGATTTGGTTCCGTTCGGTCTGATCTTGTTCCGTATCACTATGTTTCTCCTGTTGTTCCTAGCTTTCTAAATACTGCCGCATCACTTTCAGTGCGTTTTTCTCCAGACGGCTCACCTGTGCCTGAGAAATCCCCACCTCTTTTGCCACTTCCATCTGGGTTTTCCCCTCAAAATACCGCAAGTTGATGATATGAGCTTCCCGTTCTCCCAGCCGCTTCATCGCCTCGCTCAACGACAGATCCTCCACCCAGCTCTCTTCCTTATTTTTCTTATCGCTGATCTGATCCATCACATAAAGCGTGTCCCCGCCCTCCGTGTAGACGGGCTCAAACAGGCTCACCGGGCTCTGGATGGCGTCCAGCGCCGTGGTGATATCCTCGCTGCTGATGCCGATCTCCGCCGCGATCTCGTTGATGGTGGGCTCCCGCAGATTCTCTTTCGTCATATGTTCCCTGGCATAAATCGCCTTGTAGGCCGTGTCCCGCAGCGACCGGCTCACCCGGATGGAATTGTTGTCCCGCAGATACCGGCGGATCTCCCCGATGATCATGGGCACTGCGTATGTGGAAAACTTCACCTGCAGTTCCACGTTGAAATTGTCAATGGCTTTGATCAGACCGATGCAGCCGATCTGAAACAGGTCGTCCACATTTTCATTACTGGAGGAAAACCGCTTGATGATGCTAAGAACCAGCCGCAGATTCCCTTCAATGAAGATCTGCCTGGCCTCTTTGTCCCCGCGGATGATCCTCTGAAACAGGGCGTCCTTCTCCTCGTTGGTCAGAAGCGGCAGCTTTGCGGTGTTCACTCCACAGATTTCGACTTTATTCACAGCCATGACAGCATCCTCCTCGTATGTTTTATGATGTATACAAGAAGGATTCTCACTATCCTCATGGAATATACGAAGGGCTGAAAAATTTCATAAAATTTCAGCCCTTGACAATTCTAACTTATGCGGTTTTTCTGAGCCAGTCATGTTACACGACATATGACCTGGTTCGCAGCTTATCGCTCCTCTCTTTATCCTCTTTTCACATACCTCTGATTTCTGCTGTTCGGTTTATCCGGGATAGTCATCTGAATGCAATTCATTTTCAGTGCCGGGCAAAGATAATTTCTTCGAAATCCTTCCTTTGCTTTTAATCCCAGTTTTTCCATCAGCGCATTGCTCGTATAGGGAATATCATATTCCATCACTTCAAGCAGTTTTTGGACGGTTTCAGGAAGATACGCATTTGTTTCATTCATTTGCGAAGAAACATCATCCAGAATTTTATCTATCTGCGCCAGCATAAATTCAATAAAAATTGTAGACTCACCGGCAGCATGGCATCTGGAAATAGCCTCATAATATTCATCCTGGAATTTCTCGATCTGGCTTTCAATAGGAATAAATTCAAATACCGGTTTCCATTTGGACAAAATAGCCGTATGCCACAACCTTGCCATTCTGCCGTTTCCATCAGAAAAAGGATGGATAAATACAAACTCATAATGAAAAACACTGCTCAAAATCAACGGATGAACATCGTCCTTCGCTTCCCTCATCCAGTCAAACAGCTCTTCCACCAGCTGCGGTACCAACCGTGCGGGCGGTGCCATGAAAATACATTGCTCTCCATTGAAAACGCCCTCTTCTCCTGCGCGAAACTCCCCGGATTCCTCCACGAGATATTTTGTCATAATCCCATGGAGCTGCTTCAACTGCCGCATGTCATACGGATCCATTCCCGAAATCCGCTCATAGGCAGCATATGCATTCTTTACTTCCTGAATTTCCTTTTGCGCACCAAGCACGATCTTTCCATTGATGACATCCCGCACCTGTCCCATCGTCAGCGAATTTGCTTCGATCTTCAAGGAAGCGTGAATCGACTTGATCCTGTTGTTCCGCCACAAATGCGGCTTTGCTTCCAGATTTCAAGTCAAAATGCAATACGACATTCGTAATAGATCAAGTGCATTTTGAACGGCAACTTTTGATTTGTTCTACTATATTTCAATTTCATTAGTCTAAAGCTTATGCTTCGCCTTTTCCGGATCCACATCCACAAGGATGATATCCGGCCCGATCTGGCAGATGCATTTCCAGGGGATGACGTATTCGAAATCATACCCAAAGATACAGAAACGGACCGGCCCCGGCACGATCAGTGCCAGGACACAGCCCGTCTTACAGTCAATGTCCAGGTCTTCCACAAAGCCCAGTCTGCAGCAGTCCTTCGCATTGACAACTTCTTTTTCTTTCAGCTCACACAGACGCATGTACGCCTCCGCACCCTTTGTTCTTCTTACCTATAATATATGACGCCTATCTGTCCCACTTGTCGCACAGAGCATGGATCTGGTTCATGAACTTGGTGAGATCCTTATTGGTGCCGCCCTCGTTGTGGGTGATGACTAGCATCAGACGCTTGCCGGCCTCAACCAGCCTTGCGTAAACATCGGATCTGTGGCGTTCCACAGGCTTCTCGCTCTTGACGTAGACCTTGATGCCTTCTTTCTCCCAGCAGGCATTGGCCAGATCGTAGATGGCGCCGCTGAACGGAGCTTCCGCGTCCAGTCCGTGTTCCTCTTTCAGGCATTTGACGAAGGATTCGCACACCAGATCTTCGCCGTGGACAACGAATACCTTCTGCGGCTTCGGGGTGAAGTGGTTCACCCATTCCAGCAGACCATTCTTGTCGGCGTGGCCGCTGATGCCGGACAGCTTGCGGATCTCCGCCTGGACTTCGATGGTCTCACCGAAGAGCTTCACATAGTTGGCACCCTCTGTCAGCGCACGGCCCAGGGTACCTGCGCCCTGATAGCCGACGAAGAGCACAGTACACTCTTTCCGCCACAGGTTGTGCTTCAGATGATGCTTGATCCGGCCGGCGTCGCACATGCCGGAGGCGGAAATGATAACCTTGGGCTCCATGTCAAAGTTGATGGCACGGGATTCATCGGAGCTGACAGCCAGATTCAGGCCGTCAAACTTGATGGGGTTGATGCCCGCGTTGATGAGCTTCATGGCATCTTCATCAAAGCATGCCCGGAAGTTCTTGTTGAACACGTTGGTGGCCTCGATGGCCAGCGGACTGTCCACGAATACCTTGAAGCAGCCGTGTCCGGTGACCAGACCTTTTTCCTTGATCTCCCGGATGAAATAAAGCATCTCCTGGGTACGGCCCACCGCAAATGCCGGAATGACCACGTTGCCGCCCCGGTCGAAGGTCTCCTGGATGATGTTGGCCAGTTCGGTCACGTAATCCGGCCGCTCTCCGTGGGTTCTGTCGCCGTAGGTGGACTCCATCACCACATAATCCGCTTCTGACAGATACTCGGGATCCTTGATCAGCGGCTGGTTCGTATTGCCGATATCGCCGGAAAATACGATCTTCTTGGATACGCCGTCCTCGGTGATCCATATCTCAATAGATGCGGAACCCAGCAGGTGTCCCACATCCGTGAACCGGATGGAAATGCCCTCCGTCAGTTCGATCTTCTGGTTGTAATCGCAAGGATGGAACAGCTCTACAGCCCCCAGCGCGTCATCCATGGTGTACAGCGGTACAAATTCTTCCTTACCTGCACGGCGGCCCTTCCGGTTGCGCCATTCTGCCTCGAATTCCTGAATGTGGGCGCTGTCACGCAGCATGATGCTGCACAGGTCGCTGGTGGCAAAGGTGCTGATGATCTCCCCCCGAAAACCATTCTTGAACAGCAGCGGCAAAAGCCCGGAATGATCGATGTGTGCATGGGTCAGCAGCACATAGTCAATCTGACTGGCCGGAACCGGGATCTCCACGTTCTCAAAGACATCCTTGCCCTGTTCCATACCGCAGTCTACCAGAAACCGTTTTCCGCAGGCTTCCACATAATGGCAGCTGCCGGTTACCTCATGATCCGCCCCGATAAAATATAATTTCATTCTGCTCTCCCCTTCCCGGATACAGATGTATCGTTTTCTTAGCATTATTTTAACACGTTCCCCCGGGGAGTTCAATTCATTTTGCCGAATATTTTTACTTATTTAATCTATTTTTTATACAATTTTACTAATATGTCGTTTTTATTCGAATCGCACGATTTCCTTGCGCAGCCGCTTCATGATCTTTTTCTCCAGACGGGAAATATAGGACTGGGAAATGCCGAGAAGATCCGCCACCTCCTTCTGAGTTTTCTCCTCCCCGTCGCCGCCGTTTAAGCCAAACCGCAGCTCCACGATGGTGCGCTCCCGATCGGAAAGCTTGCAGATGGCCCGGTTTAACAGCTTGTGCTCCACCTCCTGCTCCATATCCCGGTAGATCACGTCCTCGTCGGTGCCGAGAATGTCCGAAAGAAGCAGCTCATTGCCATCCCAGTCCACGTTCAGCGGCTCGTCGATGGACACCTCCATGCGTGTTTTGCTGTTGCGCCGCAGATACATGAGGATTTCGTTTTCGATACAGCGGGAAGCGTAGGTGGCCAGCTTGATGCACCGATCCGGATTGAAGGTGTTGATGGCCTTGATAAGGCCGATGGTGCCGATGGAGATCAGATCCTCCACGCCCACGCCGGTGTTGTCAAAGCGCTTGGCAATGTAGACCACCAGCCGGAGGTTGTGCTCGATGAGCAGCGACTTGGATTCCTGATCCCGCTCTGTCCCCAGCCCGTTGATGACTTCCTGCTCTTTTTTCGGCTCCAGCGGTGCCGGAAGTACCTCTGCCCCGCCTATGTAATGAATGTCGCCGCTTCTGGAAAACAGGACATTATGAAGATTCGAAACCGACTTTAATTTAAAATGCCCGGGCATAGATACTTTCATTAACATGTTTGACTCCTCCTACTCACTGTCTGAATTTTTCATGCAGTATCATCTGGTATGCTTTCTCTGTCGATACTGTCCCTCTGCTGATGCCGATGACCGGTGCCTGGATGACCTGCTCGCCGTCCGTCCCCTCGATGACCATACGGGTGAAAACAAGGCCGGTGAGCACGCCGGACGGGCAGCCCACGGAGCTGTATGGGATCATGTGGAACTTTAACGTTTCTGCCAGAGATTTTCCCAAAAGCTCCTCCACAGAAAACGGCAGCGCCCCTTCCTCCAGAATGCTCACAGGCCGGTGCAGCCACGGATCCTGCAGCCGGTTGCCTGTGTCCCGCAGGGCCATGACCCGCCACTGGGTATCGCCTATGTAGAGCCGCACCGGGCAGAGATCCATCTGCCGGTGTTTTGCCGCGGCAAAAAGCTTGCATCCTGCCTGTAAAACGGCATATGCCGCAAAGACGGCCAGCCAGAACCGGAAGAACATCCGCTGCCAGAAGGGATGCAGTGCCTGCAGCAGGCCCGATAACAGAAATGCCGCTGCTGCAAAGGTGATCCACAGCTGCAGGCGATCTGCCAGGCTCCGGTGCCGTCCCCTTTTTCCCGGAAAGGCGATTCCTGTCATGACCGGGATCAGCAGCCAGCCCAGAACCGGCATTGCTCCACCGCAGAAATGCCAGCCGGACAACACCCCGGCCGCCAGCAGCGCCACATGCGCCAGAGCGCCCGCCGCCGCAGCCAGCGCCGCCCTTGCGAACCGCACGCCTGTCCCGACGATCCTGGCCGTCAGCAGCACCACACACAGGTTCAGCACCCACTCCGTCAGAAACTGCACATCCAAATAGATCTTTGCCTGCATGAGGCACCCCCCTCACCTGTCCCTCACCTGTTCTTGCATTGGGTAGCCTCATTATACGTTCCCATCCCCGCAGAACCTGTCGGATTCCCGGCGCATTTTCGCATTTTTCATCATAAAAAAAAGACAGGAAAAGAACCGTTGTGACACGATTCTCTCTCTGTCTTTTTTATCTCCTGAACTGTCTATCCTTGCGTAAGCTTTAAAAAAATCCGTGATAACAGGATAGTTTTGCAGTGCCTCTCCTGTTCCGTCACCGGAATTTTCTGTCACTGCACTTCCTTTTCTGTCAGTTTCTGTAAAATTTCCCGACAAATGTCGTCTACCTGCCGCCCGTCGGTGCACACCACCACATCTGCGGCCGCCTCGTAGAAGGGCCTGCGCTTTTCCATCAGCTCCGCGATATACGCCTCGTTCATATGCCCGTTGAGGATGGGCCGCTCTTCACTGTCCTTCACCCGGCTTAAGATCTCTGCCGGACTGGCTGTCAGCAGCACGGTATAGCCGCTCTCCTTCATCAGGTGTACGTTTTCCTGGCGCATGGGCACTCCGCCGCCGCAGGATACGAGATAGCCGCCGGTATCCGCGATGAGCTTTAACAGGGCTGTCTCCACCCCCCGGAAATAGTCTTCCCCGTCCTGGGCAAAGATATCCGCGATGGGCCGGTTCTCCATGCGGACGATCTCCTCGTCCATCTCCATCTCCCGCATCCGGGTGTTGCTGCCCAGGGCATGGGAAATGGTGCTCTTGCCGCAGCCCATGAAACCGATGAGATAAATGTTGGGCTTCTTTTTCTTCTTGCCTGCCAGAAGGGACAGGATGGTGCGCAGCTCTCCCACCGGCAGCTGACCCGGTGCAGAAGCCGCAGAAGCGCTGCCAAAGGTCACGGCACTGCCTGTCAGCTCCCCGGAGATCCGGCTCACCAGCCCCAGTTTTCCCATGGACATGGTAATATAAGGGCGGTCTGCATAGCGTTCTTTCATGGCCGTGGATACGGACAGCAACCTGGTCACATCCTCGCTGTCGTGGGGCATCACTGCCAGCTTGGTAATGTCAGCGTTTGCTTTCTGCATCCGCACCAGCTTCTGCAGCATCTCCTCCGCTGCCGGTGTCCGGTCAAAGTTGTGATGGGAAAGAACGGTCAGTACCCCTGCTTTTCTGGCTGCCTCGACCAGCGTACGCACCGTCTGTTCTCCCCGCTCATACTCCACATCAATGAGCTGTGCCAGACCGAGAGACATCAGGTCTTCATACAGCGCCACGTAATCAGAGGCCGTGATGGCCTGCTCACCGCCTTCCTCTTTCGTGCGGAAGGTAAGCAGAATGGGCCGCTCGCCCAGCACCTGCCGAAGGGACGGCAGAAACTTCGATGCCGAGAACGGATCCTCCAGCCAGTCCAGCCGCCACTCCACCAGATCTGCCGGAAGGGCACTGATCTGTCTTGCCTGTGTCAGCACCTGTTCCTCATTTTTCGCCACGATCGGTACGCAGATCTTCGGGATGCCGTCCCCCAGCACCACATTTCCTGCCTTCACACTCTGCCATCTGCTCATACTTCTTTCGTCTCCCCTCTGTCACCAATATCTGCATTTCGTTTCAGTCTCGACCAGTGCATAACAAACATCACTGACACCTGCATCCTACAAATCACTCTGTTATTCACAGTGCATTCCATCACGAAGGATTCCCTCCTGTGCCATGGAAATCTGCGCCTTCGTTCAAATATCCTGCAATCAAGAGAAGGGCTGCCCTGTACATCTCGGACAGCCCTTCCCAGGGTCTGAATCTATTCTCGTTCTGTTCTCTTATTTCTTTCTTGTCAGGAAGGACGGAATCTGGATATCATTCTCCTGCACGTTGCTTCTGGGCGCTGCGGGCTTCTGGATACCCGGAATCGGTCTGGTTGCCTGCTGCGGCATACCCTGTCCCACATTCTGGGAAGGCATGGGCATTCCCTGCTGGGGTGCATGCTGCTGCATCATCGGTCTTCCGCCCTGCATACCCTGTGCGAACTTGCCCGCATTCGGATATGTAAAGTTCGGAACAACTTTACCAAGGGAAGGTGCTGCCTGCTTCTCCTCCACATCATGAAGGCCGGTTGCGATCACGGTGATTCTCGCATAGTCTGTATTCTCCGCATCGTACATGGCACCGAAGATGATATTCGTATCCTCGCCTGTCAGGTCACGGATGTAGCTTGCTGCATCGTTGGCATCCATCAGGCTGATATCACCGGAAATGTTGATGATGACATGGGATGCGCCGCTGATGGTCGTCTCAAGCAGCGGGCTCTCTACTGCCTGCTTCACAGCCTCCAGTGCCTTATCGTCACCCTTGGCCTCACCGATACCAATGTGTGCGATGCCCTTATCCTTCATAACGGTCTGTACATCTGCGAAGTCCAGATTGATCAGTGCCGGCAGGTTGATCAGGTCTGTGATACCCTGTACAGCCTGCTGCAGAACCTCATCTGCCTTCTTCAGTGCCTCGGGCATGGTCGTTCTGCGGTCAACGATCTCCAGCAGCTTGTCGTTGGGGATCACGATCAGGGTGTCCACGGACTCCTTGAGCTTCTCAATACCGGCAATGGCATTGTTCATACGGGTTCTTGCCTCAAACTTGAACGGCTTGGTCACAACGCCGACGGTCAGGATTCCCATATCCTTGGCAAGCTTGGCCACAACGGGAGCTGCACCGGTACCGGTACCGCCGCCCATACCGCAGGTAACGAATACCATGTCTGCGTGCTTGAGCACTTCCTTGATCTCCTCAGCGCTCTCCTCGGCTGCCTTCTCACCGATCTCCGGCTTTGCGCCTGCGCCCAGGCCCTTGGTCAGCTTCTCACCGATCTGCAGAGCGGTGGGGGACTTACAGAGCTTCAGCGCCTGGCTGTCTGTATTAATACCGACGAATTCCACGCCGGCGATCTGTTCATCAATCATGCGGTTCACTGCATTGTTGCCGGCGCCGCCGACACCGATTACAATAATCTTTGCAGCAGATTCTGTTTCATTTGTCATAATCTCTAACAAGGTAGTTCCTCCTTTATATATAAACCTATCCGTATTTGTCGCAATTTTCGTTAATATACTCTACTTATAATAGTATTTTTTCACCGATTAATCAATAGCAAATTTGATTTTTTTTTACCCGTCATCCCCGTCAAAGATGAGATTCTGGGTATCTTCGGTAAAGTTTTCCATATGAAGCGTTCCTTTGCGCTCTTTCAGGTCATCAACAAAGGAGGCCAGGTTGGCGATTTTCTCATCCATCATATCTTCCGTGCCGAATAGCACCCGGGCCTCGCCGAACCACAGGGTGATGCTTAAGTTGTCCGCAAACGCGATCCGATCCGGGTGGACGTCATTCTTGTCCAGCGCCTGGGTCAGATTGAGAATGATCCGAAACACATCCGGCTTGCTCACCGGCAGCTGCTCATACAGCGTCACCTCGGAAAATTTCAGCCCCGAGATCTGCGGTACCCCGTCCAGCACCTCGGTGGAGCTCTCCACCACCATACCGTCCTTGTCAAAATAGAGGTTTGTCCCCATGTAGGACACGTAACCCACGATGGTCTTCTCATATACCCGGATCCGGATGTGGCCCGCCGACAGGGCTTCCACCTCCAGGGTACTGATAAAAGGGATATTTCCGAACCCTCCGGAACGGCTCTTGGCCATCAGGAGCAGCGTATTGGAGTATCCCTCGCCCAGCACCAGCTGTTCAATCTCCGCATCCGTATACCGCTCATTGCCTTCCACCGTCACATCCCGGACAGCAAATGCATTGAAAAATATGGCCGCGCCCAGCACCAGCAGTCCCAGTACCACGGCGACGGCGATCCATTTTCTGTTTTTTTCTCTTCCTTTTCTCTTCCAAAGGCGTCACCTTTTCTCTATGTGCGCGCCCAGGGCAGACAGCACCCGCTCCGGCTGCTCGTATCCCCGGGCAATATATCCCTCATCCAGGACGGTGGTTGTTCCCCGGGCAAAAATGCCCGCCAGCAGCAGTGCCGCCCCGCCCCGCAGCTCATGGGACTCTACCACAGCGCCCGCCAGACTTTCTGTGCCGTGTACGGTGCAGTCCTGCCCGCAGATGTCCACCTGCCCACCCAGCTTCCGAAATTCTTCCGCTGCCCGGAACCGGGATTCAAAAATCGTTTCCCGCACCCGGCTGGTACCCCGGGCCCGCAGCAGCACCGCCAGCAGCTGAGACTGCAGATCGGTGGGAAATCCCGGATATTCCGCCGTCTGTACAAAGGGCAGCGCCGGAAAATGCGGTTTTCCCACAACAGACAGGGGTTCCCTTTTTCTTCCCGGACTTCCATTTCCAGCTGCCGCAAAATGCCAAGCAGGGCGTCCAGCTGGCCCACCGGCGGATTTTCAATGGTGAGGCGTCCACCGCTTCCGGCGGCTGCCAGAAGATAGGTACCGGCCAC
Above is a window of Oscillospiraceae bacterium NTUH-002-81 DNA encoding:
- the ftsZ gene encoding cell division protein FtsZ, with amino-acid sequence MLEIMTNETESAAKIIVIGVGGAGNNAVNRMIDEQIAGVEFVGINTDSQALKLCKSPTALQIGEKLTKGLGAGAKPEIGEKAAEESAEEIKEVLKHADMVFVTCGMGGGTGTGAAPVVAKLAKDMGILTVGVVTKPFKFEARTRMNNAIAGIEKLKESVDTLIVIPNDKLLEIVDRRTTMPEALKKADEVLQQAVQGITDLINLPALINLDFADVQTVMKDKGIAHIGIGEAKGDDKALEAVKQAVESPLLETTISGASHVIINISGDISLMDANDAASYIRDLTGEDTNIIFGAMYDAENTDYARITVIATGLHDVEEKQAAPSLGKVVPNFTYPNAGKFAQGMQGGRPMMQQHAPQQGMPMPSQNVGQGMPQQATRPIPGIQKPAAPRSNVQENDIQIPSFLTRKK
- a CDS encoding cell division protein FtsQ, which codes for MVLGLLVLGAAIFFNAFAVRDVTVEGNERYTDAEIEQLVLGEGYSNTLLLMAKSRSGGFGNIPFISTLEVEALSAGHIRIRVYEKTIVGYVSYMGTNLYFDKDGMVVESSTEVLDGVPQISGLKFSEVTLYEQLPVSKPDVFRIILNLTQALDKNDVHPDRIAFADNLSITLWFGEARVLFGTEDMMDEKIANLASFVDDLKERKGTLHMENFTEDTQNLIFDGDDG